From one Tissierellales bacterium genomic stretch:
- a CDS encoding sirohydrochlorin cobaltochelatase produces the protein MKKLAIFAMVLMLGVTSLGGASVLANETAEKAVQTIQADQQKEVKKGILVVSFGTSHADTRALTIEAAEKQIQKTFPEYDVKRAFTSKMIIKIIDKRDGVKVNTVEEAMEEFKKEGYTDIIVQPLHIMNGAEYDELVEESTPYAESFNTFEVASPLLTSVEDYKNVAKALESQLPERKEGEAVVFMGHGTHHFANSTYPAMDYVFHDLGYENVFVGTVEGYPSIEEVKKRLEENKVKKVTLMPFMLVAGDHAKNDMAGEEEDSWKSILEKAGYEVEIYLHGLGENEGIRNIYASHTQNEIDQLLAEAAELKAQEEAKAKETAEVKEVVVEVKTEEKK, from the coding sequence ATGAAAAAATTAGCGATTTTTGCGATGGTATTGATGTTAGGTGTAACAAGTTTGGGGGGAGCAAGTGTATTGGCTAATGAAACTGCAGAAAAAGCAGTTCAGACAATACAAGCAGATCAACAAAAAGAAGTCAAAAAAGGGATTTTAGTAGTAAGCTTTGGAACAAGTCACGCAGATACTAGAGCGCTTACTATTGAAGCTGCTGAAAAGCAAATTCAAAAAACATTCCCAGAATATGATGTAAAAAGAGCATTCACATCTAAAATGATAATTAAGATTATTGACAAGAGAGATGGAGTTAAAGTAAATACGGTAGAAGAAGCTATGGAAGAATTCAAAAAAGAAGGATATACAGATATCATAGTTCAGCCACTACACATAATGAATGGAGCTGAGTACGATGAATTAGTTGAAGAAAGCACTCCTTATGCTGAGTCATTTAATACATTTGAAGTAGCTAGTCCGCTATTGACTTCGGTTGAAGATTATAAAAACGTAGCAAAGGCATTAGAATCACAATTACCAGAGAGAAAAGAAGGCGAAGCAGTAGTATTTATGGGTCATGGAACTCATCACTTTGCAAATTCGACATACCCGGCTATGGACTATGTATTTCATGATTTAGGATATGAAAATGTATTTGTTGGAACTGTAGAGGGCTACCCAAGCATAGAAGAAGTTAAAAAGCGATTAGAAGAAAATAAGGTAAAAAAAGTTACATTGATGCCATTTATGTTAGTTGCAGGAGATCATGCAAAAAATGATATGGCTGGTGAAGAAGAAGATTCTTGGAAAAGCATATTAGAAAAAGCAGGCTATGAAGTGGAAATTTATTTACATGGATTGGGAGAAAATGAAGGCATAAGAAATATTTATGCTAGTCATACACAAAATGAAATAGATCAACTTTTAGCAGAAGCAGCAGAATTAAAAGCACAAGAAGAAGCTAAGGCTAAAGAAACCGCAGAGGTTAAAGAAGTAGTGGTTGAAGTGAAGACAGAAGAAAAAAAATAG
- a CDS encoding GNAT family N-acetyltransferase, whose protein sequence is MRIDTDRLILISCEKEMCEKRGYEREHILKYLSVVKQNKNLEGWGPWLIFKKENGKLIGDGGFKGIVDDDGIVEIGYSIVASAQNSGYGTEAVESLMKWAYGRGAEYIIAECRQDNIGSIRVLEKVGMDKIATQNQMIFWQKRRRGSSKYNRKTS, encoded by the coding sequence ATGAGAATAGATACTGATAGATTAATATTGATTTCATGTGAAAAGGAAATGTGCGAAAAAAGAGGGTACGAACGCGAGCATATATTGAAATATTTAAGTGTTGTAAAGCAAAATAAAAATCTAGAAGGATGGGGTCCTTGGCTGATATTCAAGAAAGAGAATGGAAAACTCATAGGTGATGGTGGATTTAAAGGCATTGTAGATGATGATGGAATTGTTGAAATTGGTTACAGCATAGTTGCGAGTGCTCAAAATTCTGGTTATGGAACAGAGGCAGTGGAATCGCTTATGAAATGGGCGTATGGAAGGGGAGCAGAGTATATAATTGCAGAATGCAGGCAAGACAATATTGGCTCAATAAGAGTATTAGAAAAAGTTGGAATGGATAAAATCGCCACTCAAAATCAAATGATTTTTTGGCAAAAAAGAAGACGTGGATCTTCAAAATATAATAGAAAAACAAGTTAA
- a CDS encoding Ig-like domain-containing protein produces MQKLKQRMAWLLIMIIIMTATPFSLAEEEGKIVAKIVDFSGDVQMMQAGKETGLKAFKGMSLTQGDSIETGLDSWVNLEIDRYKEVKIGADTLIQVTTLKEKIGDSVGKTKLSLATGEIWVDINKKLEEDSKFEIKTPTAIMGVRGTKFYVGEEDEKTNVKVVEGVVAFSREKKDKEKLNKKQGSVVEENQEEVLIFKGQEAVVERSDASENENTELESIIEVEIEELKVEKLNDFVLESIKESPDRVDADMLEKVDKQIEINKQIKEQELNKIQPDVAEDNINENIIYDENNEGSSSSNTEEKSEKSNEDEDRDDNRDEDKDDDRDNDKDDDDEDEDDDDDEDEDRDEDKDDDEDEDRDEDDNDDEIISVEKIVISNNSIELEIGKSFTLSAEINPQNASDKSLNWSSENSNIASVSSSGKVIAVSEGETNVIVSTSNDKTSKCLVKVISKEVEVSSITLNVESLEMNVGENAKIIATIDPVEAENKDIQWSSSDNNIVKVDGTGNVLAIKEGQADIIAKADNGVFAKCSIVTKAVPEPTPEPTPEPTPSVVEVESVSLLETALDLDIGESWDLTPTILPADATDKNLSWSSSDINVATIDNSGRVTVVGAGNTTLRAETSNGKQATCQLTGRIPHIETTGIEVITGLTNEKVQINSSTGDKVITARVLPTDATAQQINWTVNTTPDKVNLIEADGGKTLTIQALSNDDFQNGATYSLRGETADTNVFIIVPIEIVQDSIPLTGINLETTKSIGLGRTIQLVYSLEPSNTTDSQLIWSSDDESIARSVGDGSVEGIAEGNTTIRVRNSDGSVNASCDVIVEPVWATHLTLNVSDKTLDAGDTYQLIATLEPDDVTNPVLTWTSSDENIVRVDDQGLVTAVGGGVASISVDHSPSNIPAASCEFTVKVQANDIVITSDSYLDGFIEIGALFSGADVTATLLPSGVSNQTINWTISDSSKIDLIVSDNGRTLDISGNVDDAPEIGDIYTLTGTSGDGQVVKEFKVKIINDAPSPA; encoded by the coding sequence ATGCAAAAATTAAAGCAGCGGATGGCGTGGCTATTGATTATGATTATCATAATGACAGCTACGCCTTTTTCATTAGCAGAGGAAGAGGGAAAAATTGTAGCCAAAATTGTTGATTTTTCAGGTGATGTCCAAATGATGCAAGCCGGCAAAGAAACTGGATTAAAGGCATTTAAGGGAATGTCATTGACTCAAGGTGATAGTATTGAAACGGGATTGGATTCGTGGGTTAATCTAGAAATTGACAGATATAAAGAAGTAAAAATTGGAGCCGATACGTTAATACAGGTAACAACACTTAAAGAGAAAATTGGAGATAGTGTTGGCAAAACAAAACTTAGTTTGGCAACTGGTGAAATCTGGGTCGATATCAACAAAAAATTAGAAGAAGATTCAAAATTTGAAATAAAAACACCTACAGCTATAATGGGAGTTCGTGGTACAAAGTTTTATGTGGGAGAAGAAGATGAAAAAACAAATGTAAAAGTAGTAGAAGGTGTTGTAGCTTTTTCTAGAGAAAAAAAAGATAAGGAAAAACTCAATAAAAAGCAAGGAAGTGTAGTAGAAGAAAATCAGGAAGAAGTTCTTATTTTTAAGGGACAAGAGGCTGTAGTGGAAAGAAGCGACGCATCAGAGAATGAAAATACAGAATTAGAATCGATTATAGAGGTAGAAATAGAAGAACTTAAAGTTGAAAAGCTTAATGATTTTGTTTTAGAATCTATAAAAGAAAGCCCTGATAGGGTAGATGCTGATATGTTAGAGAAGGTAGATAAGCAAATTGAAATAAATAAACAAATTAAAGAGCAAGAGCTAAATAAAATACAGCCCGATGTAGCTGAAGATAATATAAATGAAAACATAATATATGATGAAAATAATGAGGGAAGTAGTAGTTCAAATACAGAAGAAAAAAGTGAAAAGTCAAATGAAGACGAAGACAGAGACGACAACAGAGATGAAGATAAAGATGATGATAGAGACAATGACAAAGACGACGATGACGAAGATGAAGACGATGACGATGACGAAGATGAAGACAGAGATGAAGACAAAGACGATGATGAAGACGAAGACAGAGATGAAGACGATAACGATGATGAAATTATTTCTGTAGAAAAAATAGTTATTTCCAACAATAGTATAGAATTAGAGATTGGAAAAAGTTTTACCCTAAGTGCAGAGATTAATCCACAAAATGCATCAGATAAAAGTCTTAATTGGTCTAGTGAAAACTCAAATATTGCGAGTGTGAGTAGCAGTGGAAAAGTAATTGCGGTTAGTGAAGGAGAGACTAATGTAATTGTATCAACTAGCAATGATAAAACTTCAAAATGTTTGGTAAAAGTTATTTCTAAAGAGGTCGAAGTTTCAAGTATAACTCTAAATGTAGAGTCATTAGAAATGAATGTAGGAGAGAATGCTAAAATTATTGCTACTATAGATCCAGTAGAAGCAGAGAACAAAGATATTCAATGGTCTAGTAGTGATAATAACATTGTAAAAGTAGATGGTACGGGAAATGTTTTAGCAATTAAAGAAGGTCAAGCTGATATAATTGCTAAAGCCGATAATGGTGTATTTGCAAAGTGTAGCATAGTTACTAAAGCAGTGCCAGAACCAACGCCAGAACCAACACCAGAACCAACACCAAGTGTTGTAGAAGTCGAGTCAGTATCATTGTTAGAAACTGCGCTGGATTTAGATATTGGTGAAAGCTGGGATTTGACACCTACAATATTACCAGCAGATGCAACTGATAAGAATTTAAGCTGGTCAAGCAGTGATATTAACGTGGCTACAATAGATAATAGTGGTCGTGTGACGGTAGTAGGGGCTGGAAATACAACATTGCGAGCGGAAACAAGCAATGGAAAGCAAGCAACATGTCAATTAACTGGTAGAATTCCTCATATAGAAACTACTGGAATAGAAGTCATTACTGGACTTACAAATGAAAAAGTACAGATAAATTCATCTACGGGAGATAAGGTAATTACTGCTAGAGTATTGCCTACAGATGCAACTGCACAGCAAATTAATTGGACAGTTAATACTACACCAGATAAGGTGAATTTAATAGAAGCTGATGGTGGAAAAACACTTACTATACAAGCGCTGTCTAATGATGATTTTCAAAATGGAGCTACCTATAGTTTGAGAGGAGAAACGGCTGATACCAATGTATTTATAATTGTGCCAATTGAAATAGTTCAAGACAGTATTCCTCTTACTGGAATAAATTTAGAGACAACTAAGAGTATAGGATTGGGAAGAACTATACAATTAGTTTATTCATTAGAGCCTTCTAATACGACGGATTCACAGCTTATTTGGTCGAGTGATGACGAAAGTATAGCTCGAAGTGTGGGCGATGGTTCTGTTGAAGGAATTGCTGAAGGAAACACGACAATAAGAGTTAGAAATTCAGATGGAAGTGTAAATGCAAGCTGTGATGTAATCGTAGAACCAGTTTGGGCAACACATTTAACATTAAATGTTTCAGACAAGACTTTAGATGCAGGTGATACTTATCAATTGATAGCGACATTAGAGCCAGATGATGTAACTAATCCTGTGCTGACATGGACGAGCTCAGATGAAAATATTGTTAGGGTTGATGACCAAGGTTTAGTAACAGCGGTAGGGGGCGGAGTTGCTTCTATTTCGGTAGATCACTCGCCTAGTAATATACCAGCTGCATCGTGTGAATTTACAGTAAAGGTACAAGCAAATGATATAGTTATAACAAGTGACAGTTATTTAGACGGGTTTATAGAAATAGGAGCATTGTTTAGTGGAGCTGATGTTACAGCAACTTTATTACCTTCTGGCGTTAGCAATCAAACTATAAATTGGACGATAAGTGATTCTTCAAAGATAGATTTGATTGTGAGCGATAATGGTAGAACACTTGATATATCAGGAAATGTGGATGATGCACCAGAAATTGGTGATATATACACATTGACAGGAACTAGTGGGGATGGTCAAGTAGTAAAGGAATTTAAAGTTAAAATAATAAATGATGCACCTTCACCAGCATAA
- a CDS encoding methyl-accepting chemotaxis protein, protein MRKGIKIKLMCSIGFICLLSVLVCSIFSYRLSQDNLLKLSDEKIDQIVQTYGREISCWFENKSIILDNLSYDISSKQEIDSERLEKYLAGYEAKYGSIFYAGIEDNQLVSSDGWIPGEDYDYHDQDWHELAHQKGKLIFTAPYVDQGTGDMVVTIAAPIHAGGDITGTVGMDLKLDKVVAMVESNKIGKNGYGFLIDNQNRILVHKHTEFNPTKEKFNLITNIKDGQLKKIAELKNENGLRIEDYDGKEKYFKSYGIENTGWKFIAVMPISEIEEPLNNLIRGFVIIAFVILIIGFAITYVVTISMTKPINKILKIIQNTSNLNLKEIIDCKEIENKKDEFGDMGRNALTLREELRSIIGVIKDHASEIENTSREIALSSDESYNTMNTISQTSEELAKGATEQASEMEFVNKTLIDLAMKIKDAIDIADRLKVQSKKTYDANMESVVHLEVLFDKLEENHNAIKDANNRVEELAQKSETIGNVVTTIQGIAEQTNLLALNAAIEAARAGESGKGFAVVAEEIRKLAEETAKSTVEISSLIETIQQDVENATSSMKKSNNTAKEIDTRLNETQRDTKITSNSLELTKQGIEKLVEDMLKIEEEKNQAMMKMDAMVAIIEEASAGTEEVAASVEEQNLVLEKIKYRTRELNDLSKDFNEIVDKFKL, encoded by the coding sequence GTGAGAAAAGGTATTAAAATTAAATTAATGTGTTCTATAGGATTTATTTGTTTACTTAGTGTTTTGGTATGTTCGATTTTCAGTTATCGATTATCGCAAGATAACTTATTAAAGCTTAGCGATGAAAAAATTGATCAAATAGTTCAAACTTATGGAAGAGAAATAAGTTGTTGGTTTGAAAATAAATCGATAATACTTGATAATTTATCTTATGATATTTCATCAAAACAAGAAATTGATTCAGAGCGACTGGAGAAATATTTAGCTGGCTATGAAGCAAAATATGGGTCAATATTTTATGCAGGGATAGAGGACAATCAATTGGTATCTTCAGATGGTTGGATTCCTGGTGAAGACTATGACTATCATGATCAAGATTGGCATGAACTTGCACATCAAAAAGGAAAGTTAATATTTACAGCTCCATATGTAGATCAGGGAACTGGTGATATGGTTGTAACAATTGCAGCCCCAATTCATGCAGGTGGAGATATAACAGGAACCGTTGGAATGGATTTGAAACTCGATAAAGTTGTAGCTATGGTAGAATCAAATAAAATAGGAAAAAATGGATATGGATTTCTGATTGATAATCAAAATCGAATATTGGTACATAAGCATACGGAGTTTAATCCGACTAAGGAAAAGTTTAATTTGATAACTAATATAAAAGATGGGCAGCTTAAGAAAATAGCTGAGTTGAAAAATGAAAATGGATTGAGAATTGAAGACTATGATGGTAAAGAAAAATATTTTAAATCGTATGGTATAGAAAATACAGGATGGAAATTTATAGCGGTTATGCCAATTAGTGAAATAGAGGAACCACTAAATAATCTAATAAGAGGATTTGTGATTATAGCATTTGTAATACTGATTATAGGATTTGCAATAACTTATGTTGTAACAATCTCTATGACAAAGCCTATAAATAAAATTTTAAAAATTATACAAAATACGTCAAATTTGAATTTAAAAGAAATTATTGATTGCAAAGAAATTGAAAACAAAAAAGATGAATTTGGAGATATGGGAAGAAATGCATTAACCTTGAGAGAGGAGTTAAGATCGATAATAGGAGTTATAAAAGATCATGCATCAGAAATTGAAAATACGTCTAGAGAAATAGCATTATCATCAGATGAAAGCTACAACACGATGAATACAATAAGTCAGACAAGCGAAGAATTAGCAAAGGGTGCTACGGAACAGGCAAGTGAAATGGAATTTGTAAACAAAACGCTTATAGATCTTGCAATGAAGATAAAAGATGCTATTGATATAGCGGATAGATTAAAAGTGCAGTCTAAAAAAACATATGATGCTAATATGGAAAGTGTGGTGCATTTAGAAGTTTTATTTGATAAGTTGGAAGAAAACCATAATGCAATAAAAGATGCAAACAATAGAGTTGAAGAATTAGCTCAAAAATCGGAGACTATTGGAAATGTTGTAACTACAATACAAGGAATTGCAGAACAAACTAATTTGCTAGCTCTAAATGCGGCAATTGAAGCGGCTAGAGCTGGAGAATCAGGCAAAGGATTTGCAGTTGTAGCGGAAGAAATAAGAAAATTAGCAGAGGAAACAGCTAAATCAACAGTGGAGATATCGAGTTTAATTGAAACTATACAACAAGATGTTGAAAATGCTACAAGCAGTATGAAAAAATCAAATAATACGGCTAAGGAAATAGATACAAGATTAAATGAAACGCAGAGAGATACAAAAATAACGTCAAATTCACTTGAATTAACAAAACAAGGCATAGAAAAATTGGTAGAGGATATGTTGAAAATAGAAGAAGAAAAAAATCAAGCAATGATGAAAATGGATGCTATGGTAGCAATTATTGAAGAAGCTTCAGCTGGAACAGAAGAGGTAGCGGCATCAGTAGAAGAACAGAACTTAGTACTTGAAAAAATTAAATATCGTACTAGAGAGTTAAATGATTTATCTAAAGATTTTAATGAAATAGTAGATAAATTTAAATTGTAG